The Candidatus Rokuibacteriota bacterium genome includes a window with the following:
- a CDS encoding carbohydrate ABC transporter permease, producing the protein VPFCTWLLMGYFRTVPKEVEECAMVDGATRIQALLRIVLPIAIPGLVCAILFAFTLSWNEFIYALTFTSSSDEITARVGVTSELIRGDIYFWGSLMAGAVLGSVPIVILYVFFLDYYVSGLTSGALK; encoded by the coding sequence CGTGCCGTTCTGCACCTGGCTCCTCATGGGGTACTTCCGGACGGTCCCGAAGGAGGTGGAGGAGTGCGCCATGGTGGACGGCGCGACGCGGATCCAGGCCTTGCTGCGGATCGTGCTCCCGATCGCGATCCCCGGCCTCGTCTGCGCCATCCTCTTCGCCTTCACGCTCTCCTGGAACGAGTTCATCTACGCGCTGACCTTCACCTCGTCCTCCGATGAGATCACGGCCCGGGTCGGCGTGACGAGCGAGCTGATCCGGGGGGACATCTACTTCTGGGGCTCCCTGATGGCGGGCGCGGTGCTGGGCTCGGTCCCGATCGTGATCCTCTACGTCTTCTTCCTCGACTATTACGTCTCCGGCCTCACCTCCGGCGCCCTGAAGTAA